AAAATGAGCCAGTAAGGTGGACAACTCCACTTGGCCTTCCTGTTGTGCAGCCTTACCGGAAATTAGGAAGGCATCTAGTAAGTATTAGATACTATCAGCAATATTCTAATCAGCTTTGTGAAGACTTTAAAAACATGTTCAGTCAATtaccttatttataaatttgattcagGTCAAAACTTCCCTTCAGATTTTAACTCTACAACGTGAAACTGATCAGGTATGTGCCTTTGTTGTCTGTTTTATTTTCAGTAACCAtgaaacaaattttgttttgctttctttttttgttagaattgtTTATTTTGCTTTCTAGATATTGTTTAGTGGTGTCCGTCTTCCATGCCTAGCACATCTAATTGGGAAATTCTCTGATAACATGCTTCTGCAACGAGCTGTTCTATTCTTGGATCTTAGCATTACCAATGAGAAGCATGCTATTCTATAGTGTAATTTGATTCATCAGTTACTAGgattcatttaatattttagcCGAATCTCAAACAATGtggttctttttcttctatAGGTCATGGTCAAGCGACAAAGGACGGCTTTCCCTCCAAATTTTGTCCACTCCCTAGATGGTTCTCATATGATGATGACTGCCGATGCCTGCAGAAATGCAGGCTTAAATTTTGCAGGTGCTTTTCATTGTATTTTCTGCCGTTTAGCTACTTAAattcaatatttcttattattgtGTACTTGTATATGATTACAGGGGTTCATGACTCATATTGGACACATGCATGTGATGTTGATGAAATGAACAGGATTCTTCGAGAAAAGTTTGTTGAACTTTATGAAAAACCGATACTAGAGAATGTAAGTATTGTCATGTCTAAATGTTCATGAATAAtataaacagaaaatttttCCATTATCAGATATTATCATAAACCAGTTTTAATTTAGATAGGGATATATCCAAACTTTTCTTCTAGTTTGTCGATGTAATCAACTCTAAAGTGATGCATCTGCACTTCCAgctggtcttttttttttttttttaaaatggtaaaagATAGAATACTTATGCATTTACATTATGGCTTTTGATAACCCAACATTACCTACATTTCTTTGATTAATCATTGTTTCAAAGCAAAGTAGATGTGATATAAGATATGGTAATATCAATAACCTTGTAAACaaccccaaaaaaaataaataaataaataaaagaaaaaaggaacaGAAGGAATATGGATATTGTATTCTATCTTCTAATAGAGTGGTGATGtaaattgttgtttgttttgtgCACAGTTATTGGAGAGCTTTCAACAATCGTTCCCAACATTGTCTTTTCCCCATTTACCTGCGAGGGGAGATTTTGATCTACGTGAAGTTTTAGAGTCTCCTTATTTCTTCAATTGACTTCTTATAAGAGCCTCCCTTTTCCTGATATGCAAGCAAGGCCATGCTTCAGAAGATCAATTTTATGACTGACATGTAGCATGTGATTCGGCATGGTGAAGGAAACTTGTCTGTGTCAGAAAACATGACAATTCTTGGAGACTTGCAGCACACGCCTGTATATATATGGAGAAAAGCATCAACAGGATCACCATATGGTATGTATAGCTTCGCTTGGTCCTAAACTCAGATCTTGTGATGCCCCTATAGAGCGCATTCATGCATTCAGTTGTGGTAGAAGTGTAGAGCTGATACATTGAATGAGTCTTCTGATCAAAAGCTCAGAGTTGAAATTTTATGTTACTTGAAGGGTCTTCACAGTTGATTTTACAGATTCACTTGGGGGACGTAGACGGTTGCGAGTGTGGGATGATGATTGCTCTGTTAAATGCTGCTGCAGGCTGTTAGGAAAAAATTGCTGCCGTAAAAAATGCAGTTTGATTGCAATCTGTAATGATATTGTTATTTACAATTGTAACTCAATTCATCCAAGTCCCAATGATCATGCCATACAAATgaataagaaagaaatattaaGATCAGACATGCATATTCTATTGTGTGATGCACAAATTTTTAGCCTTCTCCCATTCCCAACTCTCTCTTTTGCACTCAGCTGATATTGCTGCAGCTTGGGTTCAATTACGATACCTCCTAACTGGACTGAAACTGAGCCCCTAAATGGTTATCAACATGGTATCACATAATATACGACTCAACCCATTTAACTGTTCATCCTTGACCTCCAATCCAAACTTAGTAACATCTGATCATCATAAAGATTTTCATCTACTACTTAAAAAGTTGTTTTCTAGTACAAAACATTGGCATACATAGACAGAATGaagctaaaaataaaatatacaactTGTCTGAACCATTAGTGCACTTTAATATTGAAGAGAACCTACCAAACCGACAGAAAAAATTACAATCCGTGGTTGAGCATACACTGTTAGGCTCAAGTTGCCTTAATGTAGAACCTAAGTTTTGTACATAAGCTTTTTACAATTACTTCCCATAACTATCAGTCAATTTTGGgttacagaaaataaaatatacatgaTCTCAAAATTTTTACTAATTCAACTTGATCAATGACATTAATGGCATAATCTTCAGAGTATCACCTAGAAGCAAAAAATTACTAATGATACCTCTTCAACTTAATTTCAGTTGTTGCATCTTATAGACCTAGACTCAACTGTCTCACGGTAAAGTTTTTTGGTGCCCCTTCAGTGAAATTTATTAAACCGGAAGTCATGCACTACAAGCATCTCAATTCAGTACCCATATCGCTCATTAAGTGCAGTTCGTCCATCTCCGGATTGTCCTATATGATGAAcatgaaaatcataaaatcatgagaaaataacaaataatcaattttgcTGATATAGACATGAAATACAGAAATGAAGGAATTTACCTTCAGGAGGCACCCATGATTCATAGTCTGAACTGCTATTGAGAAATGCAGGCTTCTCAGGCCCAAGCACTCGTTTAGGctttttcttatcttttctcGGTTGATTCTCACCCGGCATTTCTCCACTCTCGTAATTTCCCTCATCATCTTCTCCATGATACCCTCTTTTATGTTTCAATAGAAGTGCCACAGCATCCTCAGCCTTCAGTTCAGTTCCAACAGAAGAAGTCGTTGACTGATCAAGAGCTTTATTTTCAATACCTTCAGGCTGCTCAACTGGGAGCTTTTTCCTTAGAATCAGACCAGAGGTAGTGGACTCAATCCTAGAGTCCACCTTCAGCAAAGCATCATCTGATTTGCTCAGCATTTTTTGTCTGTCCTTGTAGCCTACAAATTGATCAGGCTCTTCAATATTTAAAGTAGCCTCTTCCTTTGGGGCTTCCTGTGTTTCCATGTCCTCTATAGCCCCAAGCCATTGAGGCTTTGCAATAGTATAAGCACCAGTTTTCTCCTCATTTGTATCACTGACAACCTTGTCAACTTCAAGCTTCTTGTTTGATTCCACAGGAGTGACTGGAGTTGTCTCTTTCTGCATGGAGACATTTACTGATTCTCCTGATCTACTTTCCTTGGGTTCCTCCGGAGCTTTCTTCTTGACAGAAGTAACTGGCAGTTCGGATTTGAGGGGTTTTGGCTCCTGTGCTTTTGAATCTCTTCTTTTAGCAGCTTCTCCAGCCGGATCAGCAATTTTCAACAAGTAGAAGATCCTATCCAGTTCGGATTGTAGAGTTGATATTTCCTTCTGAAGTTGTACTGTTTCATCAAGCACTGATGGCAAAATATGGAAAATCAGCAACAATATAGTAAGTTTCTTTTACAAAGAATTAGCTGAGCATAaactgaaaagggaaaaaaaatacaCCATCCATAAAGAAACtgaaatgaaaacataaaatggATTACCAACAGTTGGCATTTAGTCTATGAACAGGAGGTGACAACCAGGtgcaaattaaagaatttgaaatttggatCATTAGTGTGGGTAACTCATGACACACTTTTATATGATTATAGATAACTTACCAATACTATAGTCTGCATATTTGAATAAacaaattacaaaaagaaaGGTACCTTATATGATAACATTACATCTCATTATACTACATACCCTTACTGCCATATCCGCTTACCCAAGAACAATTGTGTTCAAATAATAACAGGCACAGACAACTTATGCAACCATAAAGGGACAAAAAATTCAAGATGCtgaatgaaattttatatatgaattattaaaaatcaagCATAACCATATGTCTAGAGGTTTTATCAGGTGTAAAATTCCCACCTAGCTGAGATGAAAGTCCAGACATGAAGGCATCAAGTGCATCTCCAGATTCAGTTTCTACTGAAGTTTCTGATGCCATTTTGTTCTTCTCTTTCTCAAGCAACACTTTCTTGTCTTCcatttctttcatgattgcatcTCTCTTGTCAAGAAGAGTATCAGCAGTTTCAACTGATTGGTTTTCACCAGATTTCCGAATGGGCGCCCGCTTCTTTGTCCGGTCAtagaattcatcatcatcatcactggGCAATGACAAGCATTAAAAAATGAGTGGTATTACTTCAGCACAAATAATCATGATCTCTCTAAGAAATAGCATAGTTATATCCTTTCACAACTTTAAGAAAGCCAAAATTCAGCCTCTCATTTAATAACTAAGCACACTATGCATTTTCATTGAAATTTGTGAGGAGATGCAGTCACAGTACGCATTTTCATTCATGCTAAAATCATTGAAATTTGCCactcaaagagaaaaaaattctgataaaaaattacctcaaatactcttcatcatcttctgcATCTCCCATTTTCTTGCCACGAGATATCTTTCCAGATCGCGCACCAATACTTTCACGTATACTATCGTTTAATGTCTCTTCCAAGTTTTCAAGTTCTTCCATGAGCTATAAAAACTTTCAtgtcaaaaggaaaaaaagaaagaagataggagagaggaaaaaaggaaaaaaaaaaaaaaaaaagagaactgGCCCCAAAAACAACCAGACTTTTAATATGACTGGGGCCAGATAACAATTCATTTACAAAGACCCCCACCTGTGTTATTCTTTGTTCATTCCTAGCAATCTGAGTTTGTTGGCCCTGTGTTAACCCACCTTGAGCAATATCTTTAGCACGAATTTGATCTATTTCTCTCTTCATATGAGCTATCTGTAGTTAAAAATGCAGTGCATAAGCAAACAAGCAGGAGCAATAATCCGAAATAGAAAACACAAGAAAACCACAAGTTCAAAGTTTAATGGCTATTAAGCCGCATTTCACTATGCTGTTGATGAAGTACTGatataagtttgattaattAACAAAAGCTATTATAAAATCCTAACTAACGGATACTgcaaatcacaataaaatatgGCATGGTTGGTATGCATTGCATAACAGGAGAAAAACCATGCTGCCATTTCCAGCTTATAATGATAGTGGCAACTGGCAACCCAACAATAAACTGAACTATAATCGTTTGTATCACTCAACAGTAGAATACAACTATTATCAAAAAGGTAGTCATGCAACACAACAACATGGGTGGGATTTCTGTACAAATGTGAGGAATGCTCAAAACTATATATGTTCTTCCTTATAATAGGACCACAATAATGATAAATACTATCAAGGAGAAAAACATGACAGAAATGAAAGTTaagcaaagaaagaagaatgagAAGAAATATATCAAGCACTAGTTAATTTTGCAGAAAACCAAATTGCAAGCAAAAACACCTCCAAATTCCCCTAGGAATTAAAAAGTCTTAAATTGTTCAAACAACTACTTCCTCACTACTTAGATTGTATTATGAATTGTAGTTTCTTGAAAGATCCGGCTATGAGGAACAACTTTCCTACTTCTCACTtgcttttttatctttatagtgTTTCTTAACTCTTATCCATCACTCAAATTAAGAGTACCATACCCTCCTTATTTAGAGGTTTAAACCTTCATCAAATGCAACCTTGGCAACCCCCCACTCCcccactttcttttctttttcaattgaagCTCTCAATTGTCCTGGTTAATTTCAAGTAACCAGCTGCTAATTGAGCACTTTGCATAACAGAAATATTAGAGGAAAGGATAAAGTTAAATGTGTGGCAATCCAAGTCTTCACTTAAAAAAGAACAATGGCTAAAACATTGatgtttaaggaaaaaaatcGAAACAACGCCACCAAAGTTACAGCCAGAAGTTGTTTTAGACATTTTATTGCTAGAAAGGAagtataataaagatataatcaCTTGCCTTTCCAATCCTCTTTGTTACTTTCTCACGGGTTTTTTCCTGCTTCTCTGTAAGCTGTCCTTTATAAGTTTGCCAAGTTACTTCATCAATATCATCCTGGAAATGCAAAGGTAAATGAGTAGGAAAGACTGACAATAAAAGCACATTCTGTATTTCACATCAAAAGAATCCAAACTGTGAATCAGTAATATACAGAATATAAGGGGCAATCGATGTAAAAGTTTCTGAACTTCAGACTAGAATTTGTAGTCAGTCTAAAACTTTTCAGGAAACttagatttgaaatttattagaATGTATGGATAAGcattctcatccaaaattatattaaattaaagaaaaacctCAGCTTCTTCAACAGCATCTTCTCCCATGCCCCATGAAATACCATCAGCAAGAGATGCATCCACTCTTGCTCGTTGAAGTGAATTCTCTTGATCTAACAACTCTTGTCGGATCTTAGATTCTCTAATTATTTTCAAGTCCTTTTCCTACAACAGAAAACCAGGTAATACAATATAGCAATCAAAATACATGCAAGTTTaagcatgaattttttttttaatttattattattatgagatCACAAACACAGAAATTTATCAGTAACCTCAGCCAAAAGTAACACCAACATATTCTATCCACAAAAGTTAAGATCCATCTAAAGGATCACAAGAAGATCTATACAATGTTGATAGAACAGCTCAAAACATCTAATGATCAAATTCTTTCTCTGTATATGGTCTAGGATCAATGATATCACATCCTTTATGTAAATTATAACACAAGTTGTAGACCATGAGATCAAGATACTTCCAATGGTTGAGAATGCgtgtaatatataaaatttttcaggTGCATTAATTATGTATGTTAAATTCCATCTTATTTGCAAAATATGCCTTGGTCAACTAGCTTAAAACAGTAGAACTGTGTCACAATTTGTGGAAAAAGTATGGTGCCattgatctctctctctctctcacacacacacacacgacCGAGTGATTAATACTTAGAAGAAAAGGAATGAATGTAGAACTCTAATATAAGGAGGGCAGTTTGCAAATTCTCAAAATGGGGTacttgaaaataaatgaaaaataaactcCAGAGCCAAGTAATTTCACAATTGACAAGTAAAATCTGTAACAGgaaattatatcatattcaaCTGCCAAATAactaaaaacacacacacacatatataattgAGTCATTTATACATAGAAGAAAAGGAGGAAATGCAGAACTCTAATTCAAGGAGGAGAATTGTAAATGCTCAAGATTAGGTAActgaaaataaatgaaacaataaaCTCCAGAACCAAGTAATTTCACAATTGTTAAGTAAAATCTGTAACAGGATCTTATATCATGTCAAACTGACAAATAATGATAAAACATATATCGTCAAAGAAGCCTTACTGGTGGCATCAAGTCAGATGGTCCCTGAAAAATGTATAATCGAGATGACCTGTGAAAGAATAatcataaacattaaaaaacatCTACACTTGTTAATCATGTAATTAGGAAAATCATGAGCATTTACTGGTTATATCCACAATTTTTTccatttcaaaatatttaacataCAACAGATAGCCTAGTCGAGTAGTAAAATATGTTGACATCACACAGCATGACAACAATGCATCTAAGCTGGACAATTACCACAAGTCTAATGTAGTGATAACAaagaatagataaaataacaccattCACAAAGGGGAAATTGAAACTGCTAAATGGTCAACTTTGCAGACAAATAATGTTAGGGAAAAAAACAAGGCTTGTCAAAATTTCCAAGTCCTGTTTCAGCGTTATAGATCACCCAAATAGTTTTTGATAGAAAATCAGTGCAATTGGCTCTCAATCGTAACTTGATGCAGAATCAAATTCACATTTGAAGTTTAAGCTGTTTTAAGATGTTATTATAGAATTCTTTATGACCTGTTTGCAAGTAGCTGCTTCTAAGGAGCTTGTAAGGAAGCTACTAGCTTCACAAGTATAACGGCAACACTATTGCCATAGTCAAACCACCCATGTAGCACAGAaacggaaacggaaacggagAAAAACGCGGAAACGGAAATGTAgaaacgtttttttttttaaatataagaaacGAAACGTGGGAAAACttataaacatgaaaaatataaggatttttttataaatactaaattttttataataaagatatataaacttgtataatataaaaataaataataaaaaaaaaatgaagaaaaataatactataaaataaaattatagaacctattgtaaattgttcttgagcaaacacacataaatatttaagaaaaaaacaacaatatacagcaatctatatgatatgttGGGGAATAGATGAGTAACACATTGAAGAATAGAgaggagatgaattcaatatgagatttaaagacattttcgttttgaaaatacaaaagatatatgtttaatcgatttcacaatttttcttctaaaagaaatgtgtttcaaaatttttcaaaaattttgaaatgacccGAAACGTTTTTTACAAGTTTCAGAAAGTTTTGAAAACAGAAACGTTTCCAAAACGTGGAAACACACCCCATTAtaagtttccgtgctacttTGCAAACCACCATAGATTCATCAAGATACTACTTAGTGGGACTAGTACCCACAAAACATGTCAGAATTCCTAACAGATAAAGCATAATctactataatatttagataCCTGGCGTCTGAAAATCACACTAATCAACTGCAACACAAAATCTGAATAAGGAGCATCTAAAAACATAGAGAAGGAATGATATCACAAAGTCATTGTAGTCATGTTAGATTTCACTCACTGGCCAAAACGAATGACATCACCAACACGTAGGTCCACATAAACCATTTTCTGCACCTGTGAATGTTGGAAAATTAAAGGACATGAAAAAAAACAGGATTATTGTATAACACttgttaaaaacaaagaaaaagtatTACAAGTTGACCAGCATTCCTATTAGAAAAAGGCATAAATGAGTTTCACACGAAAGACTATTTAGACAGACTAAGATAGTATCAAACAAACATGAACTTGATAAAAAGGGTAAGATATCATTCTGATACAATTTGTGTGCATATATTTCAATGTGAAATAACAGAATGCTAAAATTTGTGAAATCTCAAAAGAGTTATGTAGTTGCCATggtttgaaaattctaattcaaatcactaaagtaaaattataaggGCAAGGCAACgttaaaatttcttttcaattccTATGGTATGTTTTTCACACACAACTTGGAGTGGGTAACTGAAAAATAATTGCATTGCAACCAACTgagaaaattgaattaaacattCAATTAAAAAGTAGAAAGATTTGCCTATCTCTAACCATTTGAAAAAAGCAATACAATTAGACAAAATctataaacaaaacaataagtAAAAACAAATGGCATTTCGATACCTGATACTTGTTAATAAAAGTACCATGAGTACTGCCAACATCATACAGATATGCCTCTCCACTTCTCTTAAACTGAATAACTGATAAATTTAGGAACAAGAGACTAAGTTAGAAGAACAGTATAATTAACCAAAGGAAGCCAgcttagaaatatattattgggTAAGAAAGCCTGAAATGATGCGTAGCAAAGAAGAAAATCAGAGTAAAAAATATCTACCTGCATGAAAGCGAGAAATGGTAGGGTGCTCAAGAACAAAATCACAGAGGTCCACACGTCCAAACATGTAAGCCCCCTTCTTGCACCTGAATATTAATAACATCATACACATCAACAATCAAGGAAACTGCAATTTTTAACGCAAATGCTGGCAATGTTAATGGGAACAAGAATTATGATGCAGTTTGAACAACAAGCTGGAACAGAATTGCAGCAGATGATAGATGAAGAGAGGAAGTGGAGTTGGCACAGAAGGCCGTTAGCTGTAGGAATAAAGGAGCAGAGTTACTTAAATAATACGGCATCGTCGTTTGAGATTGTTGAGAGTTACAGGATATATTGTTGTTTTCTTTGGATGTAATTTTGAATGTAATAGCTGGAGACATGTGCGACACCGTTTCATGATTTTGCATTGTAAATAAAATGGAGAGGAAATGAATGAAAGTGAGTTTTGGCGCCTAAAGAATTTTTCCCCCTGTTTCTCTGTTCTACCTTTTCTGGAATTCTTCCCTCATTCTTTCTTCACTTAGTTCAATTGATTCGCAATGCTGTGCATCAAATTATTCGAACACACAGCTTCATATTTCTTCACTTCAACATTGTGACTAAACTCAACAGTTTTAGGACAAAAATGTTAAATTGATATTGTCTAATTCGTATTATAACATTCAACATCCAATAAGTAACAAGAACGAGCTACATAACTATTCACGGCCAGTAGATAAAGAATCATCGTTTcattagtttaataaaagaaaataaacttacACGTCGAATTGATCAACAATGAAGCCATCCTTGAGGACCTCGAAGTAGAAATTATGACAGGGAGGTCCACTCCATTCAGGAATCTTGTAGGGCACGGAGCCATGCTGAGTAACGGAATTTGATTTGTCTTGTTCTTTAGTATCCACTGAGGGGTTTTCAGAACTCGCTTCAGGGTTAGGGTTCTTGGGAGGGGGTGGGGCCATAGGGGCTATCGTTGTCGTCGTCGTcgttgttgatgttgatgttgacGAGGTGCCGGGTTCTTCGGCGGCGGGTTTGGACGGTGGAGGAGGCATGGTGGTTGCCGTCATTGTATCAAAAAATTGAACGAAGAATTTTGCGATAGAGAGGTGATACAGTGCTAGCAAATTTACTTATGGCTGATGG
The genomic region above belongs to Mangifera indica cultivar Alphonso chromosome 15, CATAS_Mindica_2.1, whole genome shotgun sequence and contains:
- the LOC123197726 gene encoding kanadaptin-like — protein: MTATTMPPPPSKPAAEEPGTSSTSTSTTTTTTTIAPMAPPPPKNPNPEASSENPSVDTKEQDKSNSVTQHGSVPYKIPEWSGPPCHNFYFEVLKDGFIVDQFDVCKKGAYMFGRVDLCDFVLEHPTISRFHAVIQFKRSGEAYLYDVGSTHGTFINKYQVQKMVYVDLRVGDVIRFGQSSRLYIFQGPSDLMPPEKDLKIIRESKIRQELLDQENSLQRARVDASLADGISWGMGEDAVEEAEDDIDEVTWQTYKGQLTEKQEKTREKVTKRIGKIAHMKREIDQIRAKDIAQGGLTQGQQTQIARNEQRITQLMEELENLEETLNDSIRESIGARSGKISRGKKMGDAEDDEEYLSDDDDEFYDRTKKRAPIRKSGENQSVETADTLLDKRDAIMKEMEDKKVLLEKEKNKMASETSVETESGDALDAFMSGLSSQLVLDETVQLQKEISTLQSELDRIFYLLKIADPAGEAAKRRDSKAQEPKPLKSELPVTSVKKKAPEEPKESRSGESVNVSMQKETTPVTPVESNKKLEVDKVVSDTNEEKTGAYTIAKPQWLGAIEDMETQEAPKEEATLNIEEPDQFVGYKDRQKMLSKSDDALLKVDSRIESTTSGLILRKKLPVEQPEGIENKALDQSTTSSVGTELKAEDAVALLLKHKRGYHGEDDEGNYESGEMPGENQPRKDKKKPKRVLGPEKPAFLNSSSDYESWVPPEGQSGDGRTALNERYGY